Genomic DNA from Rahnella variigena:
CGTATCTGTCGGGCCGGGCGCGACGGTGGAAACACGCACCCCGTATTCGCTTTCCTCCTGCCGCAGCGCGTGGGCGAGGGCGCTGAGGGCAAATTTTGACGCACAATACACCGTGTTTCCGCCATCAGCTTTGGTGCCGGATCCTGAACCGATAAACACCACCTGACCTTCCTGCTTTCTCAATGCAGGCAATGCCAGCCGGGTCAACTCAGCGGGCGCAAACACATTGATGGCAAACTGCTGCTGCCAGTCCTCTGGCGTTGCATTTTCAAGACGCAATGGTTTGGAAATGGCCGCCGAATGCACCAGCACATCAATTGCCGGTAATTCACTCACAAACTGCGCAACGGCGGCGAAGTCCAGCAGATTAATCTCTACCGCCTCGACATTTTCAATCAGGCGCAGCGCAGCCAGACTTTCTTTATTACGCCCAAGCGCATAGACCTGATGATCGCGCGCCAGATTATGAACAACCGCCAGCCCGATACCGCTGGTTCCGCCGGTGATAACTGCAACAGGGAATGAACTCATGATGTTTTCCTCAGGTTTTTCATCAAGTTATCAGCTCAGCGCCGGGCGGACGATTGCGTTTATTGGATTAGCTTTTGTGCAAAAATGAAAAGCCCCGTAATTGGACTGACCCCATAAAGTTGGACAGTTCATGTTAAGCGGCTTTCAGGGCCTGGGTTCGGTATTCTACCGGACTCAGGCCTTTTAATTTCAGGCTTATTCTTTCGTTGTTGTAGTAATGGATATACCCCTCTATCGCCTCCCTCAGTTCCCTGAGACTCCCGAACTGGCTCAGGTAAAAACACTCCGATTTCAGCGTACCGAAGAAGTTCTCCATTACAGCATTATCCAGGCAGTTTCCTTTACGCGACATACTTTGCGTTATGCCCTCTGCCTTTAATTTTGCCTGATAGGCTGCCATTCGATACTGCCAACCCTGATCCGAGTGCAACAACGGGGCATCTTCTGGACTGAGCTTTGCGAACGCATCACGCAGCATGGTATTCACCATTTCCATCACCGGTCTTTCCGACAGGCTGTATGAGATGATTTCCCGGTTAAAAAGATCGAGAACCGGTGACAGGTACAACTTTTTACCCTGTATCGAGAACTCTGTAACATCCGTAACCCACTTTTCGTTGGCTTTTGATGCACTGAAGTCCCGACTCAGGAGGTTGGAGGCTGCCTTGCCCGCTTCCCCTTTCCAGGCGCGATATTTCTTCACCCTGATAAGCGACCGGAGCGACACCTCTGCCATCAGCCGCTGTACTGTTTTATGGTTCACCAGCAGCCCCTGCTTTCTCAGTGAGAGCGTGATCCTGCGGTAACCATAACGCCCTTTATGATGGTGGTATATCTCTCTGATTTTGTCTTTCAGTCCGGCATGCCTGTCCACTCGCTTCAGCGCGTTCATATTGTGATACCACGTACTGCGGGACATCCCCGCTGCACGCAGAAGGTCACTAAGCGCATAATTACGCCTTAGCTCACTGATTATTGCGGCTTTTTGCCGTTTTTCTCGCTTTGAACTAAGGCCTTTAGCTTTTTTAGGTAGGCATTCTCTGCACGCAGGTAACGGAGCTCAGCCCGCAGCTCTTCGGGAGATAACTTTTCCAGCGCCTCATCGGTAAGTGGGGATGCTTTTTTGGGTTTTGTCATGCCTTTTCTCCGGCCGGGTTTTATGCTCAGAAGTCCATTCTCACCAGCGTCTTTGTAGACATTAACCCAGTGCCGGACGACGGTCTCGTTTGAGATATTAAACCGTGCGGCAGCTTCGCGCATTGAAAGTTCTTCACCGAGAACAGTCCGGACAACAGCAATCCGGAATGCCGGAGAATGGCGGTCATTTTTCCAGGTAATGCCATCAATACCGTGTAATTGCCAGGCTCTGACCCAGCGACGAACGGATGTTCTTTCGACACCAAAACGTTCTGCGGTCCGTTGTGTCCCGTCATTTCCGTAGAGGTAATGGCTGACCACAGCCATTCTGGTTTCGAGGGTATATTTTGGCTTCGCCATAAAAAACTGCACCTTACTCAGTTGGGTGTCCAACTTTTGGGGTGCAGTCCAAATACGGGGCTTTGAGTGGCAGCGGTATTATTCTCCCAGTTCAACCTCCACCCGATGTTCAATTCCGTCATCATTGAGCGGGATCTTGTCATCAGGAAGCGGCGTGCCGTCCAGCGTGACGCGGTATTCTCCGGTACTGCGGCGGACGGTGATCAGATAACGGCTGCTGCCCTGCTGATAAGTGACGGTGATTTCAGGCCAGTCCTGCGGAAGTTTGCTGTGGATCGAAATGGCATCGCCGTGGCGGGTGATGCCGAGCAGCGATTCGGTGATCAGGCGATACGTCCAGCCTGCGGAACCGGTGTACCAGCTCCAGCCACCGCGCCCGCTGTGCGGATCCACCGAGTAAATGTCGGCGGAAATCACGTATGGTTCGGCTTTGTAACGACTGACGGCCTCCGGCGTCAGGCTGTGATTAATCGGGTTGATCATCGACATCAGTTGCCACGCGCGTTCGGTGTTGCCTTGTCTGGCGAAAGCCATCACCGCCCAGATCGCACCGTGAGTGTATTGCCCGCCGTTTTCACGTACACCCGGCAGATAGCCACGGATATAACCCGGATTCGGCCCGTTGCCGTCGAAAGGTGGCGTCAGCAGTTTGATGAGTCCCGCGTCACTGTCCACCAGATATTTGTCCACCGACTGCATGGCGCTGGCAGTACGTTCCGGCGTGCCTGCGCCGGAAAGCACTGACCAGCTCTGAGCGATGGCGTCAATCTGGCATTCCGCATTGACGTGCGAACCGAGATTTTCACCGCTGTCGAAATATCCGCGCAGATACCATTCCCCGTCCCAGGCATGATCGTTGAGATTTTGTTTCAGCTGCGCCGACTGTTCACGGCACAATGTGGCAGTGTTGGCGTCCTGACGGATGTCCGCCAGTTCGCCGTAACGTTGCAGCACGTCATACAGGAAGAAG
This window encodes:
- a CDS encoding IS3 family transposase (programmed frameshift), yielding MAKPKYTLETRMAVVSHYLYGNDGTQRTAERFGVERTSVRRWVRAWQLHGIDGITWKNDRHSPAFRIAVVRTVLGEELSMREAAARFNISNETVVRHWVNVYKDAGENGLLSIKPGRRKGMTKPKKASPLTDEALEKLSPEELRAELRYLRAENAYLKKLKALGSKREKRQKAAIISELRRNYALSDLLRAAGMSRSTWYHNMNALKRVDRHAGLKDKIREIYHHHKGRYGYRRITLSLRKQGLLVNHKTVQRLMAEVSLRSLIRVKKYRAWKGEAGKAASNLLSRDFSASKANEKWVTDVTEFSIQGKKLYLSPVLDLFNREIISYSLSERPVMEMVNTMLRDAFAKLSPEDAPLLHSDQGWQYRMAAYQAKLKAEGITQSMSRKGNCLDNAVMENFFGTLKSECFYLSQFGSLRELREAIEGYIHYYNNERISLKLKGLSPVEYRTQALKAA
- a CDS encoding SDR family oxidoreductase, whose translation is MSSFPVAVITGGTSGIGLAVVHNLARDHQVYALGRNKESLAALRLIENVEAVEINLLDFAAVAQFVSELPAIDVLVHSAAISKPLRLENATPEDWQQQFAINVFAPAELTRLALPALRKQEGQVVFIGSGSGTKADGGNTVYCASKFALSALAHALRQEESEYGVRVSTVAPGPTDTPMNRKTRESQGNFEAIDPREYSTPKSVAAAVRLVIAASDDTQITDIAVRPRRDKAKR